A portion of the Faecalibacterium sp. I3-3-89 genome contains these proteins:
- the pflA gene encoding pyruvate formate-lyase-activating protein — protein MQLCNSPVGYVHSLETFGSVDGPGVRFVVFLQGCALRCKYCHNPETWADGGEEWTVEQLFQRVWRYRNYWGRKGGITVSGGEPLRQMEFLTAFFELARSKGVHTALDTAGQPFRPDDAAYLADFDRLMRSTSLVILDLKEIDPEKHRQLTGKDNANILAMARHISDLGVPLWIRHVLVPGLTDDEEGLRRTAEFISSLRTVQRVEVLPYHTLGLFKWQKLGIPYPLPDAVPPTAEQVRRAEELLEVHKYPG, from the coding sequence ATGCAGCTCTGTAACTCCCCTGTCGGGTACGTCCACTCGCTGGAGACCTTCGGCTCCGTGGACGGCCCCGGCGTCCGGTTCGTCGTCTTTCTGCAGGGGTGTGCCCTGCGGTGCAAATACTGCCATAACCCCGAGACATGGGCGGACGGCGGCGAGGAATGGACGGTGGAGCAGCTCTTCCAGCGGGTGTGGCGCTACCGCAACTACTGGGGCAGGAAGGGCGGCATCACGGTCAGCGGCGGCGAGCCGCTGCGCCAGATGGAGTTCCTGACGGCCTTCTTCGAGCTGGCCCGCTCCAAGGGCGTGCACACGGCCCTCGACACCGCCGGTCAGCCCTTTCGCCCCGACGATGCGGCCTATCTGGCCGACTTTGACCGGCTGATGCGCTCCACCAGCCTCGTCATCCTCGACCTGAAGGAGATCGACCCGGAGAAGCACCGCCAGCTCACCGGAAAAGACAACGCCAACATCCTTGCGATGGCGCGCCACATCTCCGACCTCGGTGTCCCTCTCTGGATCCGCCATGTGCTGGTGCCCGGCCTGACCGACGACGAGGAGGGCCTGCGGAGGACTGCGGAGTTCATCTCGTCCCTCAGGACGGTGCAGCGGGTGGAGGTGCTGCCCTACCACACGCTGGGCCTCTTCAAATGGCAGAAGCTCGGCATCCCCTATCCCCTGCCCGACGCTGTCCCGCCCACGGCGGAACAGGTCAGGCGGGCCGAGGAGCTGCTGGAAGTCCACAAGTATCCGGGCTGA